A genomic window from Diceros bicornis minor isolate mBicDic1 chromosome 35, mDicBic1.mat.cur, whole genome shotgun sequence includes:
- the LOC131398039 gene encoding disintegrin and metalloproteinase domain-containing protein 1a-like, with translation MSVAASVRDCASLSSLQKNQVVMYEASRVLQTGAPQMKGFRLALVPGPSRLSLGIMLVLLLIFLPGLYCDLGSVYYSTYEIVIPKCLTVKGREDPVEKASYMLFMQGQKQLIHLKVKRDYFVDNFPVFSYHNGGLGQEMPFISRDCHYEGYIEGIPGSFVSVNTCSGLRGILIKEGKSYGIEPMDSSKRFEHVLYTMAHEAGISCSVTSEDSQVASTSQQQGSRKPHGPQALSYLWSHTKYVEMFVVVNNQRFQMWGSNINETVQRVMDIIALANSFTRGINTEVVLAGMEIWTEGDLIEVPVDLQVTLKNFNSWRQEKLFQRAKHDVAHMIVGHRPEEDMGQAFLNGACSSGFAAAVESFHHEDVLLFAALMVHELGHNLGIQHDHSACICKDTRFCLMHENITKESGFSNCSSDDFYQFLLELKGACLFNKPQHKGRMRRDAECGNGVVEGDEQCDCGSFCDNNPCCDQTCNLKEHAKCTPGPCCNISCQFEACGHKCRPASGECDLPEYCDGNSDACPEDSYKQDGTTCAQDHYCTQGQCRDLDEQCLNIFGYPARSAPVDCYISMNSKGDRFGNCGHPTLDNPAYVQCEVDNMFCGKVICTNIRRVPSIKPQHTVIQVPYEDDWCWSMDMYSTTDIPDDGDVHSGTLCAPDKVCMSHSCTDHAVLNYDCNPAEMCSGKGVCNNLKHCHCDFGYAPPDCKTPGNGGSVDSGPAGLPSTEEPGGSGSGDTTSRPKREEFFLDLMVLLLIILLIIILLIIIICAILACKRSAAEEPTEKGPEEAAEKPPEQEPEDAAPEEAAPEEAASEEAAPEEAAPEEAPSEEGSAEEESEP, from the coding sequence ATGTCAGTGGCAGCCTCTGTGAGAGACTGTGCCTCCTTGTCTTCTCTACAGAAAAACCAAGTGGTTATGTATGAGGCTAGCAGAGTGCTTCAGACTGGGGCTCCCCAGATGAAGGGCTTCAGGCTAGCGCTAGTGCCAGGACCTTCACGGCTCAGCCTGGGGATCATGCTGGTGTTGTTACTGATTTTCCTGCCAGGATTATACTGCGACCTGGGATCAGTATATTACTCTACCTACGAAATAGTCATCCCCAAGTGTCTGACAGTCAAGGGAAGGGAAGACCCAGTGGAAAAGGCATCTTATATGCTATTTATGCAGGGCCAGAAGCAGCTGATTCACCTGAAGGTCAAGAGAGACTATTTTGTGGATAACTTTCCAGTCTTCAGCTACCACAATGGCGGCCTGGGACAAGAAATGCCCTTCATCTCACGTGACTGTCACTACGAAGGCTACATAGAAGGCATCCCAGGTTCTTTTGTTTCTGTCAACACCTGCTCAGGCCTCAGGGGCATCCTGATTAAGGAGGGAAAATCCTATGGCATTGAGCCCATGGACTCTTCAAAACGGTTTGAACACGTGCTGTACACCATGGCACACGAAGCTGGAATCTCCTGTAGTGTCACTTCCGAAGACAGCCAAGTGGCGTCCACCAGCCAGCAACAAGGGAGCAGGAAGCCTCACGGTCCACAGGCGCTGTCCTACTTGTGGTCACACACCAAGTATGTGGAGATGTTTGTCGTGGTCAACAACCAGCGGTTCCAAATGTGGGGCAGTAACATCAATGAGACAGTCCAGAGAGTGATGGACATCATTGCTCTGGCCAACAGCTTCACTAGGGGAATAAACACCGAGGTGGTGCTGGCTGGAATGGAGATTTGGACCGAGGGGGACCTCATAGAGGTCCCAGTGGACTTGCAAGTTACACTCAAGAATTTCAATAGCTGGAGACAAGAGAAGCTCTTCCAACGTGCGAAGCATGATGTCGCCCACATGATTGTTGGACATCGTCCTGAAGAGGATATGGGACAGGCATTTCTCAACGGTGCCTGTTCAAGCGGCTTTGCAGCAGCTGTTGAATCCTTCCATCATGAAGATGTCCTCCTGTTTGCAGCGCTCATGGTCCATGAGCTGGGGCACAACTTGGGTATTCAGCACGACCACTCGGCCTGCATTTGTAAAGATACACGCTTTTGCCTCATGCATGAAAATATCACTAAAGAAAGTGGCTTCAGCAACTGCAGCTCTGATGACTTCTACCAGTTCCTCCTTGAACTCAAAGGCGCCTGCCTATTCAACAAGCCTCAGCACAAAGGCCGCATGCGTAGGGATGCTGAGTGTGGTAATGGTGTGGTGGAAGGCGATGAGCAGTGTGACTGTGGTTCCTTCTGTGACAATAACCCATGCTGTGACCAAACATGTAATCTGAAGGAGCATGCAAAGTGTACTCCTGGACCCTGTTGTAATATATCATGCCAATTTGAAGCATGTGGACACAAGTGCCGTCCTGCTTCGGGAGAATGTGACCTCCCAGAGTATTGTGATGGTAACTCTGATGCATGCCCTGAAGATAGCTACAAACAAGATGGTACAACATGTGCACAAGATCACTATTGTACTCAGGGTCAGTGCAGGGACCTTGACGAACAATGCCTAAATATTTTTGGGTACCCTGCAAGGTCCGCTCCAGTAGACTGTTACATTTCAATGAACAGCAAAGGGGACCGGTTTGGAAATTGTGGCCATCCCACCTTGGATAACCCAGCATATGTTCAGTGTGAAGTCGACAATATGTTTTGTGGGAAAGTTATATGTACAAATATTAGACGGGTACCATCAATCAAACCCCAACATACAGTGATCCAGGTCCCTTATGAAGATGACTGGTGCTGGAGCATGGACATGTATAGTACTACTGATATCCCCGATGATGGAGATGTGCACAGTGGCACTCTTTGTGCCCCCGATAAAGTGTGCATGAGTCACTCCTGCACTGATCACGCTGTGCTCAACTATGACTGCAATCCAGCGGAAATgtgttctggaaaaggagtttgcAACAATTTAAAGCACTGCCATTGTGATTTTGGCTATGCCCCTCCTGACTGCAAAACTCCAGGAAATGGGGGTAGTGTAGACAGTGGCCCCGCTGGTTTGCCAAGTACAGAAGAGCCAGGTGGAAGCGGAAGTGGAGACACTACCAGTCGTCCCAAACGTGAAGAATTTTTCTTAGACCTCATGGTCTTATTACTCATTATACTTTTAATCATAATATTactaattataattatttgtgcCATCCTTGCTTGCAAACGTTCAGCAGCAGAAGAGCCCACAGAAAAGGGTCCAGAAGAGGCTGCAGAAAAGCCCCCAGAACAGGAGCCTGAAGATGCTGCCCCAGAAGAGGCTGCCCCAGAAGAGGCTGCCTCAGAAGAGGCTGCCCCAGAAGAGGCTGCCCCAGAAGAGGCTCCCTCAGAGGAAGGAAGCGCAGAGGAAGAATCAGAGCCATAG